From a single Camelus bactrianus isolate YW-2024 breed Bactrian camel chromosome 11, ASM4877302v1, whole genome shotgun sequence genomic region:
- the HNRNPH3 gene encoding heterogeneous nuclear ribonucleoprotein H3 isoform X2 — protein MDWVMKHNGPNDASDGTVRLRGLPFGCSKEEIVQFFQGLEIVPNGITLTMDYQGRSTGEAFVQFASKEIAENALGKHKERIGHRYIEIFRSSRSEIKGFYDPPRRLLGQRPGPYDRPIGGRGGYYGAGRGSYGGFDDYGGYNNYGYGNDGFDDRMRDGRGMGGHGYGGAGDASSGFHGGHFVHMRGLPFRATENDIANFFSPLNPIRVHIDIGADGRATGEADVEFVTHEDAVAAMSKDKNNMQHRYIELFLNSTPGGGSGMGGSGMGGYGRDGMDNQGGYGSVGRMGMGNNYSGGYGTPDGLGGYGRGGGGSGGYYGQGGMSGGGWRGMY, from the exons ATGGATTGGGTTATGAAACATAATGGTCCAAATGACGCTAGTGATGGGACAGTACGACTTCGTGGACTACCATTTGGTTGCAGCAAAGAGGAAATAGTTCAGTTCTTTCAAG GGTTGGAAATCGTGCCAAATGGGATAACATTGACGATGGACTACCAGGGGAGAAGCACAGGGGAGGCCTTCGTGCAGTTTGCTTCAAAGGAGATAGCAGAAAATGCTCTGGGGAAACACAAGGAAAGAATAGGGCACAG GTATATTGAGATCTTCAGAAGTAGCAGGAGTGAAATCAAAGGATTTTATGATCCACCAAGAAGATTGCTGGGCCAGCGACCAGGACCATATGATAGACCAATAGGAGGAAGAGGGGGTTATTATGGAGCTGGGCGTGGAA GTTATGGAGGTTTTGATGACTATGGTGGCTATAATAATTACGGCTATGGAAATGATGGCTTTGATGACAGAATGAGAGATGGAAGag GTATGGGAGGACATGGCTATGGTGGAGCTGGCGATGCAAGTTCAGGTTTTCATGGTGGTCATTTTGTACATATGAGAGGACTACCTTTTCGGGCAACTGAAAATGACATTGCTAAT ttCTTCTCACCACTAAATCCGATCCGAGTGCATATTGATATTGGAGCTGATGGCAGAGCAACCGGGGAAGCAGATGTAGAGTTTGTGACACATGAAGATGCAGTAGCTGCCATGTCTAAAGACAAGAATAACATGC aacaTCGATACATTGAACTCTTCTTGAATTCTACCCCTGGAGGCGGCTCTGGAATGGGAGGTTCTGGAATGGGAGGCTACGGCAGAGATGGAATGG ataatCAAGGAGGCTATGGATCTGTTGGAAGAATGGGAATGGGGAACAATTACAGCGGAGGTTACGGTACTCCTGATGGCTTGGGTGGTTATG gcCGTGGTGGTGGAGGCAGTGGAGGTTACTATGGGCAAGGTGGCATGAGTGGAGGTGGATGGCGTGGGATGTATTAA
- the HNRNPH3 gene encoding heterogeneous nuclear ribonucleoprotein H3 isoform X1, producing MDWVMKHNGPNDASDGTVRLRGLPFGCSKEEIVQFFQGLEIVPNGITLTMDYQGRSTGEAFVQFASKEIAENALGKHKERIGHRYIEIFRSSRSEIKGFYDPPRRLLGQRPGPYDRPIGGRGGYYGAGRGSMYDRMRRGGDGYDGGYGGFDDYGGYNNYGYGNDGFDDRMRDGRGMGGHGYGGAGDASSGFHGGHFVHMRGLPFRATENDIANFFSPLNPIRVHIDIGADGRATGEADVEFVTHEDAVAAMSKDKNNMQHRYIELFLNSTPGGGSGMGGSGMGGYGRDGMDNQGGYGSVGRMGMGNNYSGGYGTPDGLGGYGRGGGGSGGYYGQGGMSGGGWRGMY from the exons ATGGATTGGGTTATGAAACATAATGGTCCAAATGACGCTAGTGATGGGACAGTACGACTTCGTGGACTACCATTTGGTTGCAGCAAAGAGGAAATAGTTCAGTTCTTTCAAG GGTTGGAAATCGTGCCAAATGGGATAACATTGACGATGGACTACCAGGGGAGAAGCACAGGGGAGGCCTTCGTGCAGTTTGCTTCAAAGGAGATAGCAGAAAATGCTCTGGGGAAACACAAGGAAAGAATAGGGCACAG GTATATTGAGATCTTCAGAAGTAGCAGGAGTGAAATCAAAGGATTTTATGATCCACCAAGAAGATTGCTGGGCCAGCGACCAGGACCATATGATAGACCAATAGGAGGAAGAGGGGGTTATTATGGAGCTGGGCGTGGAAGTATGTATGACAGAATGCGACGAGGAGGTGATGGATATGATGGTG GTTATGGAGGTTTTGATGACTATGGTGGCTATAATAATTACGGCTATGGAAATGATGGCTTTGATGACAGAATGAGAGATGGAAGag GTATGGGAGGACATGGCTATGGTGGAGCTGGCGATGCAAGTTCAGGTTTTCATGGTGGTCATTTTGTACATATGAGAGGACTACCTTTTCGGGCAACTGAAAATGACATTGCTAAT ttCTTCTCACCACTAAATCCGATCCGAGTGCATATTGATATTGGAGCTGATGGCAGAGCAACCGGGGAAGCAGATGTAGAGTTTGTGACACATGAAGATGCAGTAGCTGCCATGTCTAAAGACAAGAATAACATGC aacaTCGATACATTGAACTCTTCTTGAATTCTACCCCTGGAGGCGGCTCTGGAATGGGAGGTTCTGGAATGGGAGGCTACGGCAGAGATGGAATGG ataatCAAGGAGGCTATGGATCTGTTGGAAGAATGGGAATGGGGAACAATTACAGCGGAGGTTACGGTACTCCTGATGGCTTGGGTGGTTATG gcCGTGGTGGTGGAGGCAGTGGAGGTTACTATGGGCAAGGTGGCATGAGTGGAGGTGGATGGCGTGGGATGTATTAA
- the HNRNPH3 gene encoding heterogeneous nuclear ribonucleoprotein H3 isoform X3: MYDRMRRGGDGYDGGYGGFDDYGGYNNYGYGNDGFDDRMRDGRGMGGHGYGGAGDASSGFHGGHFVHMRGLPFRATENDIANFFSPLNPIRVHIDIGADGRATGEADVEFVTHEDAVAAMSKDKNNMQHRYIELFLNSTPGGGSGMGGSGMGGYGRDGMDNQGGYGSVGRMGMGNNYSGGYGTPDGLGGYGRGGGGSGGYYGQGGMSGGGWRGMY; the protein is encoded by the exons ATGTATGACAGAATGCGACGAGGAGGTGATGGATATGATGGTG GTTATGGAGGTTTTGATGACTATGGTGGCTATAATAATTACGGCTATGGAAATGATGGCTTTGATGACAGAATGAGAGATGGAAGag GTATGGGAGGACATGGCTATGGTGGAGCTGGCGATGCAAGTTCAGGTTTTCATGGTGGTCATTTTGTACATATGAGAGGACTACCTTTTCGGGCAACTGAAAATGACATTGCTAAT ttCTTCTCACCACTAAATCCGATCCGAGTGCATATTGATATTGGAGCTGATGGCAGAGCAACCGGGGAAGCAGATGTAGAGTTTGTGACACATGAAGATGCAGTAGCTGCCATGTCTAAAGACAAGAATAACATGC aacaTCGATACATTGAACTCTTCTTGAATTCTACCCCTGGAGGCGGCTCTGGAATGGGAGGTTCTGGAATGGGAGGCTACGGCAGAGATGGAATGG ataatCAAGGAGGCTATGGATCTGTTGGAAGAATGGGAATGGGGAACAATTACAGCGGAGGTTACGGTACTCCTGATGGCTTGGGTGGTTATG gcCGTGGTGGTGGAGGCAGTGGAGGTTACTATGGGCAAGGTGGCATGAGTGGAGGTGGATGGCGTGGGATGTATTAA